From the genome of Spinacia oleracea cultivar Varoflay chromosome 2, BTI_SOV_V1, whole genome shotgun sequence, one region includes:
- the LOC110800908 gene encoding protein argonaute PNH1 isoform X1 codes for MVWQGLDIHGRRRKGRSMEEREREDKRGEEEAMPNRQIRDPEQKHMISKKPVESSLVVPQAFNKSSQSSGERLEDAPKNAKRRRGRRKSKGAIVEDLPLDGKLGLHAEPPTSNKGIVFQKRPGFGQLGTKCVVKANYFLAELSRSDLCQYNVTITPEVKSSKLNKAVMAELVKLHRETYLGAKLPVYDGKKNLYTAGLLPFTTKEFKVTLVQECEGFESTKKNEFEVQIQFVGFARMHELHELLAGKHVKAPQEALTVIDTVLREMAAKRYLPFGRLFYSPDIQKPHQLGGGLHSWRGFYQSVRPTQMGLALNIDMSASAFIEALPVVEFVAQILGKDVRSRPLSDADSVKVKKALRGIKVEVTHRGNVRRKYRVSGLSAQPTRELIFPVDEQMNMKSVVEYFQEVYGFSIQYAHLPCLQVGNQKKVNYLPMEACKIVGGQRYTRRLNDKQITSLLKVTCRRPCDQEADILQTVHQNGYNQDPHAREFGIKIDDKLATVEARVLPAPWLKYHDSGKEKQHLPQLGQWNMLNKKVINGSTVNNWACINFSRSVQETAARGFCRQLVQMCQVSGMEFNPEPVIPIHSARPDQVKKALRYVCNAAASKLDGKELELVIAILPDNNGSLYGDLKRICETDLGLITQCCLTKYVLKVSRQYLANLSLKINVKLGGRNTVLMDALSLRIPMVSDIPTIIFGADVTHPESGEDTSPSIAAVVASQDWPEVTKYAGMVSAQAHRQEIIQDLYKTWQDPQLGTVHGGMIRELLLSFKRATGQKPLRIIFYRDGVSDGQFYHVLLYELDAIRKACASLEPGYQPPVTFVVVQKRNHTRLFPNNHNDKRSTDKSGNILPGTVVDTKICHPTDFDFFLCSHAGIQGTSRPAHYHVLWDDNKFSADEIQSLTNNLCYTYARCTRSVSVVPPAYYAHLAAYRARFYMEPDSSDSSGGSHNSRTSKGQNVRPLPELKDKVKNVMFYC; via the exons ATGGTGTGGCAGGGATTAGACATCCATGGAAGAAGGAGAAAGGGAAGATCCATGGAAGAAAGAGAAAGGGAAGATAAAAGGGGCGAGGAGGAAG CAATGCCGAATCGACAAATAAGAGACCCGGAACAGAAGCATATGATCTCCAAGAAACCTGTGGAGAGCAGCTTAGTGGTTCCACAGGCATTTAACAAGTCCTCTCAGAGTTCTGGAGAGAGATTGGAAGATGCTCCAAAAAATGCTAAGCggaggagaggaagaagaaagtCAAAAGGTGCCATAGTGGAAGATTTACCTCTTGATGGCAAACTTGGGTTGCATGCTGAGCCTCCCACATCAAATAAGGGCATTGTTTTCCAAAAAAGGCCAGGTTTCGGTCAGTTGGGGACTAAGTGTGTTGTTAAGGCGAATTATTTTCTTGCTGAGTTATCAAGGTCGGATTTATGTCAATATAAT GTTACTATTACTCCTGAAGTAAAATCAAGTAAACTGAACAAAGCTGTCATGGCTGAGCTGGTAAAGCTTCACAGAGAAACTTACTTGGGTGCTAAACTTCCTGTTTATGATGGAAAGAAGAATCTTTACACTGCTGGACTTCTACCATTCACGACGAAAGAGTTCAAGGTTACATTGGTTCAAGAGTGTGAAGGGTTTGAATCAACAAA GAAAAATGAATTCGAGGTTCAAATCCAGTTTGTCGGTTTTGCTCGAATGCATGAACTACATGAGCTTCTAGCAGGTAAACACGTTAAAGCACCTCAAGAAGCTCTCACAGTCATTGATACAGTCCTGAGGGAAATGGCCGCAAAAAG GTATTTACCGTTTGGAAGATTATTCTACTCTCCTGATATTCAAAAGCCTCATCAACTCGGTGGTGGTTTACACTCGTGGCGTGGCTTTTATCAGAGTGTAAGACCCACACAGATGGGATTGGCCCTGAATATTG ATATGTCAGCGAGCGCATTCATTGAAGCACTCCCGGTAGTGGAATTTGTAGCTCAAATTTTAGGAAAGGATGTGCGTTCACGACCACTGTCTGATGCAGATTCTGTCAAG GTTAAGAAAGCACTTAGAGGCATCAAAGTGGAGGTTACTCACAGAGGAAATGTACGGAGGAAATACCGAGTATCAGGATTGTCAGCACAGCCTACCAGGGAGCTAAT TTTCCCTGTTGATGAGCAAATGAATATGAAGTCTGTGGTTGAGTACTTCCAGGAGGTGTATGGATTTTCCATACAATATGCCCACCTCCCTTGTCTTCAAGTAGGGAATCAAAAGAAAGTGAATTATTTGCCAATGGAG GCATGCAAAATAGTTGGAGGACAGAGATATACAAGGAGATTGAATGATAAGCAGATAACTTCTTTACTCAAAGTTACATGTAGACGACCATGTGACCAAGAAGCAGATATTTTGCAG ACAGTTCACCAGAATGGCTACAACCAAGATCCCCATGCACGAGAGTTCGGTATAAAGATAGATGACAAGCTTGCAACTGTTGAGGCCCGTGTTCTTCCTGCTCCATGG CTGAAGTACCATGATTCTGGGAAAGAGAAACAACACTTGCCTCAGCTTGGTCAGTGGAATATGCTAAACAAG AAAGTGATAAATGGGAGCACAGTGAATAACTGGGCTTGCATCAATTTCTCAAGAAGTGTACAAGAAACTGCCGCTCGTGGGTTTTGTCGTCAGTTGGTGCAGATGTGTCAAGTGTCTGGAATG GAGTTCAACCCTGAACCTGTTATCCCTATCCATTCTGCACGACCAGACCAAGTGAAGAAGGCCTTGAGATATGTATGTAATGCTGCTGCAAGCAAACTTGATGGGAAGGAGCTGGAGTTGGTTATTGCCATTCTACCGGACAATAATGGCTCCTTATATG GTGATTTGAAACGAATTTGTGAGACAGACTTGGGATTGATTACACAATGCTGCCTAACCAAATATGTCTTGAAAGTTTCCCGACAATACTTGGCAAATCTTTCTTTGAAAATTAATGTAAAG TTGGGAGGAAGAAATACGGTACTTATGGATGCTTTGAGTTTGAGAATTCCAATGGTTAGTGACATCCCAACAATTATATTTGGAGCTGATGTTACTCATCCTGAAAGCGGGGAAGATACCAGCCCATCCATCGCTGCT GTTGTAGCATCTCAAGATTGGCCAGAAGTAACAAAGTATGCAGGCATGGTATCTGCTCAGGCACACAGACAAGAAATTATACAAGATCTTTATAAAACCTGGCAAGACCCGCAACTAGGAACTGTACATGGAGGAATGATCAG AGAACTTTTGCTCTCCTTTAAAAGGGCCACGGGACAAAAGCCTCTGAGGATAATATTTTACAG GGATGGTGTCAGTGATGGGCAGTTCTATCATGTTCTACTGTATGAACTTGATGCCATTAGAAAG GCATGTGCATCACTGGAACCGGGCTATCAACCCCCAGTTACATTTGTTGTGGTCCAAAAGCGTAATCATACTAGATTATTTCCAAACAATCACAACGACAAGAGAAGTACTGACAAGAGTGGGAATATCTTACCCG GCACAGTGGTAGATACTAAAATATGTCACCCAACCGATTTTGATTTCTTTCTATGCAGTCATGCTGGGATTCAG GGAACCAGCAGACCAGCTCATTACCATGTTCTGTGGGACGATAACAAATTCTCAGCCGATGAGATACAATCTCTAACAAACAATCTCTGTTATAC GTATGCTCGCTGCACACGATCTGTATCAGTCG TTCCTCCGGCATATTATGCTCATCTGGCAGCTTACAGAGCTCGATTCTACATGGAACCTGATAGTTCTGATAGTTCAGGGGGGTCACATAATTCGCGCACAAGCAAAGGTCAAAACGTCAGACCATTGCCAGAATTGAAGGACAAGGTCAAGAATGTAATGTTTTACTGCTAA
- the LOC110800909 gene encoding steroid 5-alpha-reductase DET2 has protein sequence MPPSSADDALYHCCRLSLNLISLPTFLACHFIQAPYGRHLRSGWGPTIPSWLSWILMECPAVFFSLLIYPFGRHASSLQSLTLLSIFLLHYIHRSFIYPLRLPRKTASVFPVSISLMAFSFNLLNSYVQIRWVSHYANYDSDEWFLGRFAGGLAVFITGMVVNVKSDLVLVGLKAQGGGYKIPRSGLFELVSCPNYLGEIIEWLGWAIMTWSWAGFGFFLYTSANLVPRAMGNHKWYLEKFKEEYPKNRKAVIPFLY, from the coding sequence ATGCCGCCCTCCTCCGCAGACGATGCCCTATATCACTGCTGCCGCCTCTCCCTCAACCTCATTTCACTCCCAACTTTCCTCGCCTGCCACTTCATCCAAGCCCCTTACGGCCGCCACCTCCGCTCAGGGTGGGGCCCCACCATCCCTTCATGGCTCTCTTGGATCCTTATGGAATGCCCGGCtgtctttttctctctcctcatctaCCCTTTCGGCCGCCATGCCTCCTCGCTCCAATCTCTCACTCTCCTCTCTATCTTCCTCCTCCACTACATCCATCGCTCCTTCATCTACCCCTTGCGCCTTCCCCGGAAAACCGCTAGTGTTTTCCCGGTCTCTATTTCTCTCATGGCATTCTCCTTCAACTTACTGAATTCCTACGTTCAGATAAGGTGGGTGTCGCACTACGCGAATTACGATTCGGATGAGTGGTTTTTAGGGCGGTTTGCCGGTGGGTTGGCGGTTTTTATTACTGGCATGGTGGTGAATGTGAAATCGGATTTGGTTTTAGTGGGCTTAAAGGCTCAAGGTGGTGGATATAAGATTCCTAGGAGTGGGCTTTTTGAGTTAGTGAGCTGCCCAAATTATTTGGGTGAAATTATTGAGTGGTTGGGCTGGGCTATTATGACATGGTCTTGGGCCGGGTTTGGGTTCTTCTTGTATACTTCTGCTAATTTGGTGCCTAGAGCAATGGGCAATCATAAGTGGTACTTGGAGAAGTTTAAAGAGGAATATCCAAAGAATAGAAAAGCTGTAATTCCATTTTTGTACTAG
- the LOC110800908 gene encoding protein argonaute PNH1 isoform X2, whose protein sequence is MPNRQIRDPEQKHMISKKPVESSLVVPQAFNKSSQSSGERLEDAPKNAKRRRGRRKSKGAIVEDLPLDGKLGLHAEPPTSNKGIVFQKRPGFGQLGTKCVVKANYFLAELSRSDLCQYNVTITPEVKSSKLNKAVMAELVKLHRETYLGAKLPVYDGKKNLYTAGLLPFTTKEFKVTLVQECEGFESTKKNEFEVQIQFVGFARMHELHELLAGKHVKAPQEALTVIDTVLREMAAKRYLPFGRLFYSPDIQKPHQLGGGLHSWRGFYQSVRPTQMGLALNIDMSASAFIEALPVVEFVAQILGKDVRSRPLSDADSVKVKKALRGIKVEVTHRGNVRRKYRVSGLSAQPTRELIFPVDEQMNMKSVVEYFQEVYGFSIQYAHLPCLQVGNQKKVNYLPMEACKIVGGQRYTRRLNDKQITSLLKVTCRRPCDQEADILQTVHQNGYNQDPHAREFGIKIDDKLATVEARVLPAPWLKYHDSGKEKQHLPQLGQWNMLNKKVINGSTVNNWACINFSRSVQETAARGFCRQLVQMCQVSGMEFNPEPVIPIHSARPDQVKKALRYVCNAAASKLDGKELELVIAILPDNNGSLYGDLKRICETDLGLITQCCLTKYVLKVSRQYLANLSLKINVKLGGRNTVLMDALSLRIPMVSDIPTIIFGADVTHPESGEDTSPSIAAVVASQDWPEVTKYAGMVSAQAHRQEIIQDLYKTWQDPQLGTVHGGMIRELLLSFKRATGQKPLRIIFYRDGVSDGQFYHVLLYELDAIRKACASLEPGYQPPVTFVVVQKRNHTRLFPNNHNDKRSTDKSGNILPGTVVDTKICHPTDFDFFLCSHAGIQGTSRPAHYHVLWDDNKFSADEIQSLTNNLCYTYARCTRSVSVVPPAYYAHLAAYRARFYMEPDSSDSSGGSHNSRTSKGQNVRPLPELKDKVKNVMFYC, encoded by the exons ATGCCGAATCGACAAATAAGAGACCCGGAACAGAAGCATATGATCTCCAAGAAACCTGTGGAGAGCAGCTTAGTGGTTCCACAGGCATTTAACAAGTCCTCTCAGAGTTCTGGAGAGAGATTGGAAGATGCTCCAAAAAATGCTAAGCggaggagaggaagaagaaagtCAAAAGGTGCCATAGTGGAAGATTTACCTCTTGATGGCAAACTTGGGTTGCATGCTGAGCCTCCCACATCAAATAAGGGCATTGTTTTCCAAAAAAGGCCAGGTTTCGGTCAGTTGGGGACTAAGTGTGTTGTTAAGGCGAATTATTTTCTTGCTGAGTTATCAAGGTCGGATTTATGTCAATATAAT GTTACTATTACTCCTGAAGTAAAATCAAGTAAACTGAACAAAGCTGTCATGGCTGAGCTGGTAAAGCTTCACAGAGAAACTTACTTGGGTGCTAAACTTCCTGTTTATGATGGAAAGAAGAATCTTTACACTGCTGGACTTCTACCATTCACGACGAAAGAGTTCAAGGTTACATTGGTTCAAGAGTGTGAAGGGTTTGAATCAACAAA GAAAAATGAATTCGAGGTTCAAATCCAGTTTGTCGGTTTTGCTCGAATGCATGAACTACATGAGCTTCTAGCAGGTAAACACGTTAAAGCACCTCAAGAAGCTCTCACAGTCATTGATACAGTCCTGAGGGAAATGGCCGCAAAAAG GTATTTACCGTTTGGAAGATTATTCTACTCTCCTGATATTCAAAAGCCTCATCAACTCGGTGGTGGTTTACACTCGTGGCGTGGCTTTTATCAGAGTGTAAGACCCACACAGATGGGATTGGCCCTGAATATTG ATATGTCAGCGAGCGCATTCATTGAAGCACTCCCGGTAGTGGAATTTGTAGCTCAAATTTTAGGAAAGGATGTGCGTTCACGACCACTGTCTGATGCAGATTCTGTCAAG GTTAAGAAAGCACTTAGAGGCATCAAAGTGGAGGTTACTCACAGAGGAAATGTACGGAGGAAATACCGAGTATCAGGATTGTCAGCACAGCCTACCAGGGAGCTAAT TTTCCCTGTTGATGAGCAAATGAATATGAAGTCTGTGGTTGAGTACTTCCAGGAGGTGTATGGATTTTCCATACAATATGCCCACCTCCCTTGTCTTCAAGTAGGGAATCAAAAGAAAGTGAATTATTTGCCAATGGAG GCATGCAAAATAGTTGGAGGACAGAGATATACAAGGAGATTGAATGATAAGCAGATAACTTCTTTACTCAAAGTTACATGTAGACGACCATGTGACCAAGAAGCAGATATTTTGCAG ACAGTTCACCAGAATGGCTACAACCAAGATCCCCATGCACGAGAGTTCGGTATAAAGATAGATGACAAGCTTGCAACTGTTGAGGCCCGTGTTCTTCCTGCTCCATGG CTGAAGTACCATGATTCTGGGAAAGAGAAACAACACTTGCCTCAGCTTGGTCAGTGGAATATGCTAAACAAG AAAGTGATAAATGGGAGCACAGTGAATAACTGGGCTTGCATCAATTTCTCAAGAAGTGTACAAGAAACTGCCGCTCGTGGGTTTTGTCGTCAGTTGGTGCAGATGTGTCAAGTGTCTGGAATG GAGTTCAACCCTGAACCTGTTATCCCTATCCATTCTGCACGACCAGACCAAGTGAAGAAGGCCTTGAGATATGTATGTAATGCTGCTGCAAGCAAACTTGATGGGAAGGAGCTGGAGTTGGTTATTGCCATTCTACCGGACAATAATGGCTCCTTATATG GTGATTTGAAACGAATTTGTGAGACAGACTTGGGATTGATTACACAATGCTGCCTAACCAAATATGTCTTGAAAGTTTCCCGACAATACTTGGCAAATCTTTCTTTGAAAATTAATGTAAAG TTGGGAGGAAGAAATACGGTACTTATGGATGCTTTGAGTTTGAGAATTCCAATGGTTAGTGACATCCCAACAATTATATTTGGAGCTGATGTTACTCATCCTGAAAGCGGGGAAGATACCAGCCCATCCATCGCTGCT GTTGTAGCATCTCAAGATTGGCCAGAAGTAACAAAGTATGCAGGCATGGTATCTGCTCAGGCACACAGACAAGAAATTATACAAGATCTTTATAAAACCTGGCAAGACCCGCAACTAGGAACTGTACATGGAGGAATGATCAG AGAACTTTTGCTCTCCTTTAAAAGGGCCACGGGACAAAAGCCTCTGAGGATAATATTTTACAG GGATGGTGTCAGTGATGGGCAGTTCTATCATGTTCTACTGTATGAACTTGATGCCATTAGAAAG GCATGTGCATCACTGGAACCGGGCTATCAACCCCCAGTTACATTTGTTGTGGTCCAAAAGCGTAATCATACTAGATTATTTCCAAACAATCACAACGACAAGAGAAGTACTGACAAGAGTGGGAATATCTTACCCG GCACAGTGGTAGATACTAAAATATGTCACCCAACCGATTTTGATTTCTTTCTATGCAGTCATGCTGGGATTCAG GGAACCAGCAGACCAGCTCATTACCATGTTCTGTGGGACGATAACAAATTCTCAGCCGATGAGATACAATCTCTAACAAACAATCTCTGTTATAC GTATGCTCGCTGCACACGATCTGTATCAGTCG TTCCTCCGGCATATTATGCTCATCTGGCAGCTTACAGAGCTCGATTCTACATGGAACCTGATAGTTCTGATAGTTCAGGGGGGTCACATAATTCGCGCACAAGCAAAGGTCAAAACGTCAGACCATTGCCAGAATTGAAGGACAAGGTCAAGAATGTAATGTTTTACTGCTAA